A single region of the Acanthopagrus latus isolate v.2019 chromosome 11, fAcaLat1.1, whole genome shotgun sequence genome encodes:
- the amotl2a gene encoding angiomotin-like 2a, translating to MRTAEDSSGTVLHRLIQEQLRYGNLTDTRTLLAIQQQALRGGSNSGGGGTGSPRSSLESLTQEESQYIHMSKRQEPQGQEHQGDGLHSESQVCHLYQLHGEELPTYEEAKAHSQYLISQQGQAEQEGPSMDIMGVHSEGQWDMKREHARSLSERLLQLSLERNGLRHSLAMSSSHSYPQLCNNNNNVNTVAPDRQGVQQCVDQRGPPPDYPVIARLPGYMVSHSQEHGQYCRDPPPPFFSQHDRYVSAQSQVAHNSITAASSGNSAQTDMLMRENERLRKELEVYVEKAARLQKLELEIQRISEAYETLMKGSAKRETLEKTMRNKLEAEIKRLHDFNRDLREQLDTATKQRAAECSDQRQHVFVKLLEQNEEQQREREQLERQIQHLRVSGEDCQRRREMLEQALASTQARNRQLEEELQRKRAYVEKVERLQSALAQLQAACEKRETLELRLRTRLEQELKSLRAQQSQNQAADPTASELSSSTLQQQLREREERILALEADITKWEQKYLEESTMRQFAMDAAATAAAQRDTTIINHSPRHSPNNSFNEDLPLSSHRHQEMENRIRALHAQLLEKDAVIKVLHQRSRLEQGKLEKQGLRLARSVPSINTVTSSTESKAKSLSDDQTGAASAAALQPRPRVVPKRPSRDCSTQSDEAPPEPAVTAELKMFAPLSAATTDTSEEPKAPLKTFKSINSSDAEMVEILI from the exons atgagaaccGCTGAAGACTCATCTGGCACGGTCCTGCACCGTCTCATCCAAGAGCAGCTCCGCTACGGGAACCTGACAGACACTCGCACGCTCCTCGCCATCCAGCAGCAGGCCCTGCGTGGAGGCAGCAACAGCGGCGGCGGGGGCACGGGCAGCCCTCGCTCATCTCTGGAGAGCCTGACTCAGGAGGAGTCCCAGTACATCCACATGTCAAAACGACAGGAGCCTCAAGGCCAGGAGCACCAGGGGGACGGCCTGCACTCCGAGAGCCAGGTGTGCCACCTGTACCAGCTCCACGGAGAGGAGCTGCCCACCTATGAGGAAGCCAAAGCCCACTCCCAGTACCTGATCTCTCAGCAGGGACAGGCAGAGCAGGAAGGCCCCAGCATGGACATAATGGGGGTTCACAGCGAGGGACAGTGGGATATGAAGAGGGAGCACGCTCGCTCCCTCAGCGAGAGGCTtctgcagctttctctggagagGAACGGACTGAGACACAGTCTGGCTATGAGCTCTTCACACAGCTATCCACAgctgtgtaataataataataatgtaaacacTGTGGCCCCTGACAGACAAGGGGTCCAACAGTGTGTGGACCAGCGCGGGCCACCCCCGGACTATCCTGTCATTGCCAGACTCCCTGGATATATGGTCAGCCACTCACAGGAGCATGGACAGTACTGCAGagaccctcctccacccttctTCTCACAGCACGACAG GTATGTGTCGGCTCAGTCCCAGGTGGCTCACAACAGCATCACCGCCGCCTCCAGCGGTAACTCAGCTCAGACCGACATGTTGATGCGGGAGAACGAGCGGCTCAGGAAGGAGCTGGAGGTCTACGTCGAGAAGGCCGCCAGGCTGCAGAAG TTGGAGTTGGAGATCCAGAGGATATCTGAAGCGTATGAAACCCTGATGAAGGGCTCTGCCAAGCGGGAGACTCTGGAGAAAACAATGAGGAATAAACTAGAGGCTGAGATTAAGAGGTTGCACGACTTCAACAGAGACCTGAGAG AACAACTGGACACGGCTACCAAACAGCGAGCGGCCGAGTGTTCAGACCAGAGGCAGCATGTCTTTGTTAAGCTGCTGGAGCAAA atgaggagcagcagcgtGAGCGCGAACAGCTGGAGAGGCAGATACAGCACCTGCGTGTCTCCGGAGAGGACTGCCAGCGGAGACGGGAGATGCTCGAGCAGGCGCTGGCCTCGACGCAGGCCCGCAACCggcagctggaggaagagctgcagaggaagagggcCTACGTGGAGAAAGTGGAGCGACTGCAGAGCGCGCTGGCTCAGCTGCAAGCGGCCTGCGAGAAGAGGGAGACGCTGGAGCTGCGGCTGCGCACTCggctggagcaggagctgaaAAGCCTGAGAGCACAACAG TCTCAGAACCAGGCCGCTGACCCCACGGCTTCAGAGCTGAGCTCCTCCACGTTGCAGCAGCagttgagggagagagaggagcgtaTTCTGGCCCTGGAGGCCGACATCACCAAGTGGGAGCAGAAGTATCTGGAGGAGAGCACCATGAGGCAGTTTGCAATGGATGCagctgccactgctgcagcgCAGAG AGACACAACCATCATCAATCACTCGCCTCGACATTCGCCAAACAACAGTTTCAATGAAGACCTCCCTTTGTCGAGTCACAGACATCAGGAGATGGAGAACAG GATCCGCGCACTTCACGCTCAGCTCCTGGAGAAGGATGCTGTCATCAAAGTCCTCCACCAGCGCTCCAGATTGGAGCAGGGCAAGCTGGAGAAACAGGGGCTTCGTCTCGCCAGGTCCGTCCCCTCTATCAACACCGTgaccagcagcacagagagcaaAG cAAAGAGCCTCTCAGATGACCAGACAggtgctgcttctgctgccgCGCTGCAACCCCGACCCCGCGTGGTGCCCAAGCGCCCCAGCCGGGACTGCAGCACCCAGAGTGACGAGGCCCCGCCGGAGCCTGCGGTGACGGCAGAGCTGAAGATGTTTGCGCCGTTGTCAGCAGCCACAACCG ACACCTCGGAGGAGCCAAAAGCACCACTCAAGACATTCAAGAGCATCAACAGCTCGGACGCGGAGATGGTTGAAATCCTCATTTGA